The following are encoded in a window of Castanea sativa cultivar Marrone di Chiusa Pesio chromosome 5, ASM4071231v1 genomic DNA:
- the LOC142634491 gene encoding pentatricopeptide repeat-containing protein At5g46460, mitochondrial — protein sequence MLTFRAISFRKFKFQRASVSRSNFSKCFMGMVNHTQASTPSYKSLLSLHLKNQRLDEARVLFDQIPVPDMTLCTMMVTGYARNGRLGDALELFYEMPVKDMVCWNSMVKGCLDCGDLDMARKLFDEMPERNVVSWTTMVNGFLQFGRVEVAECLFREMPARDVAAWNSMIYGYCGNSRVEDAMKLFEEMPLRNVISWTSMIGGLDQNGKSDEALFLFGKMVGSGVEPTSTTLVCVLTACANILEFRVGVQIHGQIVKVGYHFDEFISVSLITFYANCKQIENACKVFHERMHKNVVVWTALITGYGSNCKHEDALKVFGDMIKIGVLPNQSSLTSALNSCCGLEALDRGKEIHSAGIKLGLETDVFVGNTLIVMYMKCGNISDGIAIFKPIAEKNIVSWNSIIVGCAQHGYGLWTLTLFSRMIRAGVDPDEITFTGLLSACSHSGMLQKGRCFFKYFSRDKSMVKLEHYACMVDVLGRCGKLEEAEELINDMPIKANYTVWLALLSASRMHSNIDVAERTAKHIFDLEPHCSAAYVLLSNLYASANRWGDVSRIRGKMKHSGVVKQAGSSWVTLKGQRHEFLSGDRSHPFSEKIYEKLDWLGGKLKELGYVPDQKFALHDVEVEQKEEALSNHSERLAIGFGLISTVEGSTITVMKNLRVCGDCHSAIKLIAKIVGREIIVRDSSRFHHFRNGNCSCGDYW from the coding sequence ATGTTAACATTTCGCGCCATTTCTTTtcgaaaattcaaatttcaacgTGCTTCTGTTTCACGCTCTAATTTTTCCAAATGCTTCATGGGCATGGTGAATCACACACAGGCCAGCACTCCCTCTTATAAATCGTTGCTCTCCCTTCACCTAAAGAACCAAAGATTAGACGAAGCTCGTGTGCTTTTTGACCAAATCCCGGTTCCGGATATGACTCTGTGTACCATGATGGTTACGGGTTATGCGCGAAACGGTAGACTTGGCGATGCTTTGGAACTGTTCTATGAAATGCCCGTTAAAGATATGGTTTGCTGGAATTCGATGGTGAAAGGGTGTTTGGATTGTGGGGATTTGGACATGGCTCGGAAGCTGTTCGACGAAATGCCTGAGAGAAATGTTGTTTCTTGGACCACGATGGTTAATGGGTTCTTGCAGTTTGGGAGAGTTGAGGTGGCTGAGTGCTTGTTTCGGGAGATGCCGGCGAGGGATGTGGCGGCGTGGAATTCGATGATTTATGGGTATTGTGGGAATAGTAGAGTTGAGGATGCGATGAAGTTGTTTGAGGAGATGCCTCTTCGGAATGTGATTTCGTGGACTTCGATGATTGGTGGGCTTGACCAGAATGGGAAGAGCGATGAggctttgtttctttttgggAAAATGGTGGGTTCTGGTGTGGAGCCCACTTCAACCACATTGGTTTGTGTATTGACAGCTTGTGCAAATATATTAGAGTTTCGTGTAGGTGTTCAGATTCATGGACAGATAGTTAAAGTGGGGTACCATTTTGATGAATTTATATCCGTTTCACTTATAACTTTTTATGCAAATTGCAAGCAAATAGAGAATGCTTGCAAGGTTTTCCATGAGAGAATGCATAAAAATGTAGTAGTATGGACAGCTCTGATAACGGGATATGGTTCAAATTGTAAGCATGAGGATGCATTGAAGGTTTTTGGGGATATGATAAAGATAGGCGTCCTTCCAAATCAGTCTTCTTTGACTAGTGCTTTAAATTCATGTTGTGGATTAGAGGCTCTAGATAGGGGCAAAGAGATCCATTCTGCAGGTATTAAGTTGGGTTTGGAAACCGATGTCTTTGTGGGTAATACTCTTATTGTCATGTATATGAAATGTGGAAATATAAGTGATGGCATAGCTATATTCAAACCTATTGCTGAGAAGAATATTGTTTCATGGAACTCTATCATTGTTGGATGTGCACAACACGGGTATGGCTTGTGGACTTTGACTCTGTTTAGCAGAATGATACGTGCAGGGGTAGATCCAGATGAAATCACATTTACTGGGTTGCTTTCTGCTTGTAGCCATTCTGGGATGTTACAAAAAGGGAGATgcttttttaaatatttcagTCGAGATAAATCCATGGTGAAGCTTGAACACTATGCATGTATGGTTGATGTTTTAGGTCGATGTGGCAAGTTGGAAGAAGCAGAAGAACTAATAAATGACATGCCCATAAAAGCAAATTACACGGTATGGCTGGCTTTGCTTAGTGCTTCTAGGATGCACTCAAACATAGATGTGGCTGAAAGAactgcaaaacacatttttgaTTTGGAGCCACATTGTAGTGCAGCTTATgttttattatctaatttataTGCTTCTGCAAATAGATGGGGTGATGTCTCTAGGATACGGGGGAAGATGAAACATAGTGGTGTTGTTAAACAAGCGGGATCCAGTTGGGTTACTCTAAAGGGACAGAGGCATGAATTTCTTTCTGGAGATAGGTCCCACCCCTTCagtgaaaaaatatatgaaaaactgGACTGGTTGGGAGGAAAGCTGAAGGAATTGGGATATGTTCCTGATCAAAAGTTTGCTTTGCATGATGTTGAGGTTGAACAAAAGGAAGAGGCATTATCTAATCATAGTGAGAGGCTCGCTATTGGATTTGGGTTAATTAGTACTGTGGAGGGGAGTACAATAACAGTAATGAAGAATCTTCGAGTATGCGGCGATTGCCATTCTGCCATCAAGCTTATAGCAAAGATTGTTGGGCGGGAGATCATTGTAAGAGATTCTAGCCGCTTTCATCACTTCAGGAATGGAAACTGTTCCTGTGGGGATTATTGGTAG
- the LOC142635391 gene encoding putative serine/threonine-protein kinase PBL21 yields the protein YCWGDLELLTNSFSEENFIGNEGDKNRKINFGKVYRGKTQQGQEVTVKIWLHPDVGRIARQYANYGLTRLESECIFLTHPDVVNHPNLVKLIGYCCEVEDHHFGVVYDLRSKDTLINLTDKDDLTWKQRMQVASAIARVLEHLHCQNPPYLLHFVHPALIMLDQDFNPVLFDFFFLTGGALGEKQYLLNQDVMLISDIPYLDNSFFKTGKWGPRADQFSFAIVLIELICKHAFGGEKWKYDDELPELWAWVKYKHSGFQPVDCPLVHESLKREPGFHALDGVAITKLIFRCVVYHQIRPTMSQIVQFMEGLRLFTGGLGGTVLESLLDEWDADESSSVKKKRGCFHFPCLVRKKK from the exons tattgcTGGGGGGATTTGGAACTTCTAACCAACTCCTTTAGCGAAGAAAACTTTATTGGAaatgaaggggataaaaata gaAAGATAAATTTCGGGAAAGTCTATAGGGGGAAAACTCAGCAAGGTCAAGAAGTTACTGTCAAGATATGGCTTCACCCTGATGTTGGAAGAATTGCCAGACAATATGCTAATTATGGTCTTACCAGACTGGA gagtgAATGCATTTTTCTGACACATCCAGACGTTGTAAATCACCCCAATTTGGTAAAATTGATTGGATATTGCTGCGAAGTTGAAGATCACCACTTTGGTGTTGTCTATGATCTTAGATCAAAGGATACTCTTATCAACCTCACTGACAAAG ATGATTTAACTTGGAAACAAAGAATGCAGGTGGCATCTGCGATTGCACGTGTGCTTGAGCATTTGCATTGTCAGAATCCCCCTTACCTACTTCACTTTGTTCACCCTGCTCTTATAATGCTTGATCAG GATTTCAATCCAGTACTATtcgactttttttttctaactggTGGAGCTCTTGGTGAAAAGCAGTATCTTCTGAACCAGGACGTCATGTTAATCTCAGATATTCCCTATTTAGACAACAGTTTTTTCAAGACAG gAAAATGGGGGCCGAGAGCAGATCAGTTTTCATTTGCTATTGTGCTTATTGAACTCATATGTAAACATGCCTTCGGTGGGGAGAAGTGGAAATATGATGATGAACTACCTGAGTTATGGGCTTGGGTAAAATACAAGCATTCTGGCTTCCAACCAGTTGACTGTCCACTCGTGCATGAGAGCCTGAAGAGAGAACCTGGATTTCATGCTCTTGATGGAGTAGCAATTACAAAGTTGATATTTCGTTGCGTGGTCTATCATCAGATACGCCCCACGATGTCACAAATTGTTCAGTTCATGGAGGGTTTACGTCTTTTCACTGGGGGTCTTGGTGGAACAGTACTGGAAAGTTTATTAGATGAGTGGGATGCTGATGAATCTTCTTCtgtgaagaaaaagagaggatgTTTTCATTTCCCTTGTTTGGTTAGGAAGAAGaagtaa